From one Deltaproteobacteria bacterium genomic stretch:
- the hslV gene encoding ATP-dependent protease subunit HslV, translating into MFEGTTILALRHQGKCVIAGDGQVTMGQTVMKHRARKIRRLYHDQILTGFAGATADALTLFEKLESKLEQFNGNLTRAAVEMAKDWRTDKILRRLEALLLAADKEHILILSGTGDVMEPDDDVAAIGSGGPLALSAARALLGFSTLSATEIAREAMKIAASLCIYTNDQIVLEEL; encoded by the coding sequence ATGTTTGAAGGAACAACCATTTTGGCCCTGCGTCATCAGGGGAAATGCGTCATCGCCGGTGACGGCCAGGTCACGATGGGACAAACCGTGATGAAACACCGGGCCAGGAAGATTCGACGACTGTATCACGATCAAATTTTGACCGGATTTGCAGGGGCCACCGCCGATGCCCTGACCTTGTTTGAAAAATTGGAGAGCAAACTGGAACAATTTAACGGGAATTTGACCAGGGCGGCGGTCGAAATGGCCAAAGACTGGCGCACGGATAAAATCTTGCGTCGACTGGAAGCCTTATTGTTAGCGGCTGATAAGGAGCATATCTTGATTCTTTCCGGCACCGGTGATGTTATGGAGCCGGACGATGATGTGGCGGCTATTGGTTCCGGAGGTCCTCTGGCCTTGTCGGCGGCCAGGGCCTTGTTGGGCTTTTCAACTCTTTCCGCAACGGAAATTGCACGGGAGGCCATGAAGATTGCCGCTTCCCTGTGTATCTATACCAACGATCAGATTGTTTTGGAGGAATTGTAG